The following DNA comes from Sorex araneus isolate mSorAra2 chromosome 5, mSorAra2.pri, whole genome shotgun sequence.
ACTTCTTCATCCCGCTGGGCGTGCCGTCCCCTTTGCTGATGTCCGTGTCCGGGGCCCCCGGCTGCCCGTCCCGCAAGAGCGGCGCCTTCTGCGTGTGCCCTCTGTGCGTCACCTCGCACCTGCACGCCGCTCGGGCGCCCGCGGGCTCTGGCAGCGGAGCGGGTGCGGGCCCCGGGAGCGGGGGCCCCGCGGGGGGTGGGGCGCCGGGAGGAGCAGGGGCCTTGCCCCTACTCAAGGCTCCGTTCCCTTCGGGGCCCGGGGACGCGCCGCTCTGCGCGCGCGTGGGCCACGCGCACCATCACCACCCCCCGCCGCCGCacctccatcaccatcaccaccaccacgcACCCCAGCAGCCCGGctcggcggcagcggcggcggcggccctggGGCACCCGCAGCACCACGCACCTGTCTGCGCCGCCACCGCCTACAACGTGGCCGACCCGCGGAGATTCCACTGCCTCTCCATGGGT
Coding sequences within:
- the GSX2 gene encoding GS homeobox 2 codes for the protein MSRSFYVDSLIIKDSSRPAPALPEPHPGPDFFIPLGVPSPLLMSVSGAPGCPSRKSGAFCVCPLCVTSHLHAARAPAGSGSGAGAGPGSGGPAGGGAPGGAGALPLLKAPFPSGPGDAPLCARVGHAHHHHPPPPHLHHHHHHHAPQQPGSAAAAAAALGHPQHHAPVCAATAYNVADPRRFHCLSMGNSDASQVPNGKRMRTAFTSTQLLELEREFSSNMYLSRLRRIEIATYLNLSEKQVKIWFQNRRVKHKKEGKGAQRSGHSGCKCVGSQAHYARSEDEDSLSPASTNDDKEISPL